Proteins encoded in a region of the Isoalcanivorax pacificus W11-5 genome:
- the ilvC gene encoding ketol-acid reductoisomerase, which translates to MQVYYDKDCDLSIIQGKKVAIIGYGSQGHAHACNLKDSGVDVTVALRPGSSSVAKAEAAGLTVKAVPEAVAAADVVMVLTPDEFQAQLYRDEIEPNLKQGATLAFAHGFAIHYNQIVPRKDLDVIMIAPKAPGHTVRTEFTKGGGIPDLIAIFQDASGNAKNLALSYACGVGGGRTGIIETTFKDETETDLFGEQAVLCGGAVELVKAGFETLVEAGYAPEMAYFECLHELKLIVDLMYEGGIANMNYSISNNAEYGEYVTGPEVINAESRAAMKNALKRIQNGEYAKMFIAEGAHNYPSMTAARRNNAAHPIEQVGEKLRAMMPWIQANKIIDKSKN; encoded by the coding sequence ATGCAAGTCTATTACGATAAGGATTGTGATCTCTCCATCATCCAGGGCAAGAAAGTGGCCATCATCGGCTACGGCTCCCAGGGCCATGCCCACGCCTGCAACCTGAAGGATTCCGGCGTTGACGTGACCGTGGCGCTGCGCCCGGGTTCGTCCTCCGTGGCCAAGGCCGAAGCGGCCGGCCTGACTGTGAAAGCCGTGCCGGAAGCTGTTGCGGCAGCGGACGTGGTGATGGTGCTGACGCCGGATGAATTCCAGGCGCAACTGTACCGCGACGAGATCGAGCCGAACCTGAAGCAAGGCGCCACCCTGGCGTTTGCCCACGGTTTTGCCATCCACTACAACCAGATCGTGCCGCGCAAGGACCTGGACGTGATCATGATCGCGCCGAAGGCGCCGGGCCACACTGTGCGCACCGAGTTCACCAAGGGCGGCGGTATTCCTGACCTGATCGCGATCTTCCAGGACGCTTCCGGCAACGCCAAGAACCTGGCGCTGTCCTACGCCTGCGGCGTCGGCGGCGGCCGTACCGGCATCATCGAAACCACCTTCAAGGACGAGACCGAAACCGATCTGTTCGGTGAACAGGCTGTCCTGTGCGGCGGTGCTGTCGAGCTGGTCAAAGCCGGTTTCGAAACGCTGGTGGAAGCCGGCTACGCGCCTGAAATGGCCTACTTCGAGTGCCTGCACGAACTGAAGCTGATTGTCGACCTGATGTACGAAGGCGGCATCGCCAACATGAACTACTCGATCTCCAACAACGCCGAGTACGGTGAGTACGTCACCGGCCCGGAGGTGATCAACGCCGAATCCCGTGCCGCCATGAAGAATGCGCTCAAACGCATCCAGAACGGCGAGTACGCCAAGATGTTCATCGCCGAAGGCGCTCACAACTACCCGTCCATGACCGCTGCGCGCCGCAACAATGCCGCGCACCCGATCGAACAGGTGGGTGAGAAGCTGCGTGCGATGATGCCGTGGATCCAGGCCAACAAGATCATCGACAAGAGCAAAAACTGA
- the ilvY gene encoding HTH-type transcriptional activator IlvY — translation MDTRPLQLFLTLADTLHFGRTSRLCHVSPSALSRSIRQLETELDVTLFYRDNRRVSLTREGERFRDYARQALADWQAVRLALQDEQRILQGELSLYCSVTASYSFLHDMLSSFRHNYPRIEIKLHTGDPARAVDRVLNGTEDIAIGARPNQLPADVAFLPITRSALLFIAPASQPQLAERLQGPADGQAWEEVPMILSEEGLARERTDEWFRAHGIRPQIYAQVSGNEAIVSMVSLGFGVGVVPQIVLDNSPLATRIRVLDVQPVLEAYEVGIFALTKRLSEPLIDAFWHQRELGRHMP, via the coding sequence ATGGATACCCGCCCGCTTCAGCTCTTTCTCACCCTGGCCGACACACTGCATTTCGGCCGCACCAGCCGCTTGTGTCACGTCAGCCCCTCGGCCTTGAGCCGCAGCATCCGCCAGCTGGAAACCGAACTGGATGTGACGCTGTTCTATCGCGACAACCGCCGCGTCAGCCTGACCCGCGAGGGCGAGCGTTTTCGTGACTACGCCCGCCAGGCGCTGGCCGACTGGCAGGCGGTACGGCTGGCACTGCAGGACGAGCAGCGCATCCTGCAGGGCGAGTTGAGCCTGTACTGCTCGGTCACCGCCAGTTACTCCTTCCTGCACGACATGCTCAGCAGCTTCCGGCACAACTACCCGCGTATCGAGATCAAGCTGCACACCGGCGACCCGGCCCGCGCTGTAGACCGGGTGCTCAATGGTACGGAGGACATTGCTATCGGAGCGCGGCCGAATCAGTTGCCGGCAGACGTGGCGTTCCTGCCCATCACCCGCTCGGCGCTGCTGTTCATCGCCCCGGCCAGCCAGCCGCAGCTGGCCGAGCGGTTGCAGGGGCCTGCTGACGGACAGGCCTGGGAGGAGGTGCCGATGATCCTCTCCGAGGAAGGCCTGGCACGGGAACGTACGGATGAATGGTTCCGGGCGCACGGTATTCGCCCGCAGATCTACGCGCAGGTCAGCGGCAACGAGGCGATTGTCAGCATGGTCAGTCTGGGGTTTGGTGTCGGCGTGGTGCCGCAGATCGTGCTGGATAACAGCCCGTTGGCCACACGCATCCGGGTGCTGGATGTACAGCCTGTGCTGGAGGCCTATGAAGTAGGGATTTTTGCGCTGACGAAGCGGCTCAGTGAGCCGCTGATCGATGCGTTCTGGCATCAGCGGGAGCTGGGCCGGCATATGCCGTAG
- a CDS encoding serine hydrolase domain-containing protein has protein sequence MPYHPSHLTAFAFAAVLTLSMALAGPAHAETTAFPDAIESDPARLGWMVGSPPPPDRILRFEDGSYFRFPAMRWSVSHFRQLMPTINVSRGTAAAGRLRQALRDDIDDVTFLPMGSDRPMSWRDALLENYTDGIIVLHKGRVVYERYFGVLTREGQHGVMSVTKTFVGTLAAMMVADGELDPERKVEEYVPELARSAFGNATVRQLMDMTTGIRFSEDYADPNADVWAHAAAGNPLPKPADYQGPRSYYEFLQTVQPEGTHGEAFHYRTANTDALGWVLARVSGRSIAQLLSEKIWRKLGAEQDAYMSVDSTGTPFAGGGLNMSLRDLARFGEMIRQDGRYNGQQIIPKAAIADIRQGGSKEAFSKAGYALLAGWSYRNMWWVTHNPHGAFMARGVHGQALYIDPVAEMVIARFASHPVATNAANDPTSLPAYQAVAAYLMGRKQVTPEK, from the coding sequence ATGCCATACCATCCTTCTCACCTGACCGCGTTCGCCTTTGCCGCTGTACTGACGCTCTCCATGGCCCTCGCCGGCCCTGCCCATGCAGAAACTACCGCCTTCCCCGACGCAATAGAAAGCGACCCGGCCCGGCTTGGCTGGATGGTCGGTTCGCCGCCGCCCCCTGATCGCATCCTGCGCTTTGAAGACGGGAGTTATTTCCGTTTTCCGGCCATGCGCTGGAGCGTCTCGCATTTCAGACAGCTCATGCCAACCATCAATGTCTCCCGTGGCACCGCTGCGGCGGGGCGTCTCAGGCAGGCACTGCGTGACGATATTGATGACGTGACGTTTTTGCCGATGGGCAGCGATCGCCCGATGAGTTGGCGGGATGCCCTGCTGGAAAACTACACGGACGGCATTATTGTCCTGCACAAAGGCCGGGTGGTGTACGAGCGCTATTTCGGCGTCCTGACGCGCGAAGGGCAGCACGGCGTCATGTCCGTGACCAAGACCTTCGTGGGAACGCTGGCCGCCATGATGGTCGCCGATGGTGAGCTGGACCCTGAACGGAAGGTGGAGGAGTACGTACCCGAGCTTGCCCGTTCTGCCTTTGGGAATGCCACGGTGCGGCAGTTGATGGACATGACCACCGGCATTCGATTCAGTGAAGATTACGCTGATCCGAACGCGGATGTCTGGGCGCACGCGGCCGCCGGCAATCCTCTGCCAAAGCCGGCGGACTATCAGGGGCCGCGCTCGTATTACGAATTTCTGCAAACCGTGCAACCGGAAGGTACGCATGGCGAAGCGTTTCATTACCGTACTGCGAACACGGATGCACTGGGCTGGGTGCTCGCGCGGGTCAGTGGCCGCTCCATCGCGCAACTGCTGTCTGAAAAGATCTGGCGCAAGCTGGGCGCCGAACAGGATGCCTATATGTCAGTGGATTCCACCGGCACGCCCTTTGCGGGTGGCGGGCTGAATATGAGCCTGCGCGATCTGGCCCGGTTCGGGGAAATGATCCGCCAGGACGGCCGTTACAACGGTCAGCAGATTATCCCCAAAGCGGCCATTGCGGATATTCGGCAGGGTGGCAGCAAAGAGGCCTTTTCGAAAGCAGGTTATGCGCTGCTGGCAGGATGGAGTTATCGCAATATGTGGTGGGTCACGCATAACCCGCACGGCGCTTTTATGGCGCGCGGTGTGCATGGGCAGGCGCTGTATATTGATCCGGTTGCCGAGATGGTGATTGCCCGCTTTGCAAGCCACCCTGTGGCGACCAATGCCGCGAATGATCCGACCTCGCTCCCAGCTTACCAGGCGGTGGCGGCATATCTGATGGGCAGGAAGCAGGTGACGCCAGAGAAATAA
- a CDS encoding long-chain-acyl-CoA synthetase: MRHSDVITLPKILSRVPALLSNLPSMIKGSKMSKITDTRTPVGLAKGFQQAVRSNPGGVALVYEDRQWTYRELNAWANRIAHHFASKGLRKGDTVAISIENRPELVATILGCAKLGLCSAMLNTSQRGKVLVHSFNLVQPSAAVIGEELVPAIEEVRGELTLDADRFYFLADQDTSRNAGKAPKGYINLANVIQKASADDPDTIDQICLKDPLFYIYTSGTTGLPKAVVFNNGRWWKAYGGFGLAAVRLNQHDRLYCTLPFYHATGMVVCWSSVISASAGLVLARRFSASRFWDDIRQHDCTAFGYVGELCRYLHEAPPKENDRTNKVRVIVGNGLRPSIWTPFRERFGIDRVVEFYASSEGNVAFTNVFGFDNTVGFSPVSYAIVKYDKDQDAPIRNARGFMTRAAKGEAGLMLGEISDKTPFDGYTDKDKTEKSIFRNVFKKGDAWFNTGDLMRDIGFRHAQFVDRLGDTFRWKGENVSTTEVEQIVDQCDGVLESVVYGVEIPGTNGRAGMAQVRLAAPHAEYDFARLSDQLRRDLPPYAIPVFLRINEQAMETTGTFKHQKNKLKEQRYDLAQQDNPVYVMLPGERHYQRLTESVQAAIDAGEYRF; the protein is encoded by the coding sequence ATGCGTCACTCGGATGTCATTACATTGCCGAAAATCCTGTCACGCGTCCCCGCGTTACTGTCCAATCTGCCGTCCATGATCAAAGGCTCCAAGATGTCGAAGATCACGGATACCCGCACCCCGGTGGGGCTCGCCAAGGGATTCCAGCAGGCAGTGCGATCCAACCCGGGCGGCGTGGCGCTGGTGTATGAAGACCGGCAATGGACATACCGGGAGCTGAACGCGTGGGCCAATCGCATTGCACACCACTTCGCGTCAAAGGGGCTGCGCAAAGGGGATACGGTCGCGATCAGCATCGAGAACCGCCCTGAACTCGTCGCCACGATCCTGGGCTGTGCCAAGCTGGGGCTCTGTTCGGCCATGCTCAATACGTCGCAACGGGGCAAGGTGCTGGTACACAGCTTTAATCTTGTGCAGCCCAGCGCGGCGGTGATCGGCGAAGAACTGGTGCCCGCCATCGAAGAAGTTCGCGGTGAGCTGACGCTGGATGCCGACCGGTTCTATTTTCTGGCGGATCAGGACACGTCCCGTAACGCGGGCAAGGCGCCGAAGGGATATATCAACCTGGCGAACGTCATACAGAAAGCGTCAGCGGATGATCCGGACACCATTGACCAGATCTGTCTCAAAGACCCGCTGTTCTATATCTACACCTCCGGCACCACCGGTCTGCCCAAGGCCGTGGTGTTCAACAATGGCCGCTGGTGGAAAGCCTATGGCGGCTTTGGCCTGGCCGCTGTGCGGCTGAACCAGCATGACCGACTATATTGCACGCTGCCGTTTTACCATGCCACGGGGATGGTGGTGTGCTGGAGCTCTGTCATCAGTGCGTCCGCCGGGCTGGTGCTGGCGCGCCGGTTTTCTGCCAGCCGTTTCTGGGATGATATTCGCCAGCATGATTGCACGGCGTTCGGCTATGTGGGCGAGCTATGCCGCTACCTGCACGAAGCACCGCCGAAGGAGAATGATCGGACCAATAAAGTCCGGGTGATTGTCGGCAATGGCCTGCGGCCCAGTATCTGGACGCCGTTCCGGGAGCGTTTTGGTATCGACCGGGTGGTGGAGTTCTATGCCTCCTCCGAAGGCAATGTCGCGTTTACCAATGTATTTGGTTTTGACAATACAGTGGGCTTCTCGCCGGTTTCCTACGCCATCGTGAAATACGACAAGGACCAGGACGCGCCGATCCGCAACGCGCGCGGCTTCATGACTCGCGCCGCGAAGGGCGAGGCCGGGCTGATGCTGGGTGAAATCTCCGACAAGACCCCGTTCGACGGCTACACCGACAAGGATAAAACCGAAAAATCCATCTTCCGCAACGTCTTCAAAAAGGGCGATGCCTGGTTCAATACCGGTGACCTGATGCGCGATATCGGTTTTCGTCATGCACAGTTCGTGGACCGCCTGGGTGATACGTTTCGCTGGAAAGGCGAAAACGTGTCCACCACGGAAGTGGAGCAGATCGTCGATCAATGCGACGGTGTACTTGAATCGGTGGTTTACGGCGTCGAAATCCCCGGCACCAATGGCCGCGCCGGCATGGCCCAGGTACGCCTCGCGGCGCCGCATGCCGAGTACGATTTTGCACGTCTCAGCGACCAGTTGCGGCGGGACCTGCCGCCTTATGCAATCCCGGTGTTCCTGCGTATCAATGAACAGGCCATGGAAACCACGGGTACGTTCAAGCACCAGAAAAACAAGCTCAAGGAGCAGCGTTACGATCTCGCGCAGCAGGATAACCCCGTCTATGTGATGCTGCCGGGCGAGCGGCATTATCAGCGCCTGACGGAGTCTGTCCAGGCCGCGATTGATGCGGGCGAGTATCGGTTTTGA
- a CDS encoding DUF1428 domain-containing protein, whose translation MDYVDGFVAAVPTANKEAFIEHASRAAALFKEQGATRVVECWGDDVPPGKLTSFPLAVQCREDETVVFSWIVWPSRAVRDAGMARVMADPRMTSEANPMPFDGARLIFGGFQMVVHA comes from the coding sequence ATGGATTACGTCGACGGGTTCGTCGCGGCTGTGCCCACGGCCAACAAGGAAGCGTTTATCGAACACGCCAGCCGCGCAGCCGCGCTGTTCAAGGAACAGGGCGCCACACGTGTGGTGGAATGCTGGGGTGACGATGTACCACCTGGCAAGCTCACCTCTTTTCCGCTTGCGGTGCAATGCCGTGAGGATGAGACGGTAGTGTTCTCATGGATCGTCTGGCCCTCGCGGGCGGTACGTGACGCCGGGATGGCCCGGGTCATGGCCGACCCGCGCATGACCAGCGAGGCCAATCCGATGCCGTTTGACGGTGCCCGCCTGATATTTGGCGGTTTTCAGATGGTGGTGCATGCCTGA
- the pssA gene encoding CDP-diacylglycerol--serine O-phosphatidyltransferase — MTDPQNTDHQDDSGFEVIEPARDRNGHRHRGVYLLPNLITTAALFSGFYAIVAAMNGMFMHAAVAIIVAGILDGMDGGIARLTNTQSQFGAEYDSLSDCVAFGVAPGLVAYAWGLSELGNFGWAAAFIYVACAALRLARFNLQAVSSDKRFFTGLPSPSGAGLVATMVWLGASREINGTEIGYLVAIVTAGAGLLMVSSIRYHSFKEFRIGRVPFRALLGVIVAFAIVFLDPPLVLLTLAVVYVLSGPLLFLVQGRRRARRKPAN, encoded by the coding sequence ATGACTGATCCACAGAACACAGACCATCAGGATGATTCAGGCTTCGAAGTGATCGAGCCGGCCCGTGACCGCAATGGTCACCGTCACCGCGGGGTTTACCTGCTGCCCAATCTGATCACCACCGCCGCGCTGTTTTCCGGCTTCTACGCCATTGTGGCTGCCATGAACGGCATGTTCATGCATGCCGCCGTAGCGATCATCGTGGCCGGCATCCTGGACGGCATGGACGGCGGCATTGCCCGCCTGACCAACACCCAGAGCCAGTTCGGCGCAGAATACGATTCACTGTCGGACTGTGTTGCCTTCGGCGTGGCGCCGGGCCTGGTGGCCTACGCCTGGGGGTTGTCCGAGCTGGGCAATTTCGGCTGGGCGGCGGCCTTCATCTACGTCGCCTGTGCGGCGTTGCGGCTGGCGCGTTTCAATCTGCAGGCGGTCAGTTCCGACAAGCGTTTCTTCACTGGCCTGCCGAGCCCGTCGGGCGCGGGGCTGGTGGCGACCATGGTCTGGCTGGGCGCCAGCCGTGAGATCAACGGGACAGAGATTGGTTATCTGGTCGCTATCGTTACGGCGGGGGCCGGGCTGCTGATGGTGTCTTCCATCCGCTATCACAGCTTCAAGGAGTTCCGTATCGGCCGGGTGCCGTTCCGGGCGCTGCTGGGTGTGATCGTTGCCTTTGCCATCGTGTTCCTGGACCCGCCGCTGGTACTGCTGACGCTGGCGGTGGTGTACGTGTTGTCGGGGCCTCTGCTGTTCCTGGTGCAGGGCCGGCGGCGAGCGCGCCGCAAGCCGGCCAACTGA
- a CDS encoding AraC family transcriptional regulator, with translation MAMTQGSGSFSSFHGPLLARVWDKSEAEREARMAGVHCHAEGQLCGAVDGLLTVQAGGTLWMVPAAHAIWIPPHCEHGIDPHGQFDGWAMLLNALLCRGLPEQPCILKVSGLLWEAVKRAALWDDQHWDESRDPLVAVIAAEIRSLPGAPLGLPMPTDPRLLRIARALLDDPADSRDLAGWAQWAGLSARTLTRRFPQETGLRFQHWRQRARLLRALERLASGMPITTVALELGYNTVSAFIAVFRETFGVTPGRWRG, from the coding sequence ATGGCTATGACTCAAGGGAGTGGTTCCTTTTCGTCTTTTCATGGGCCTTTGCTGGCCAGGGTCTGGGACAAGAGCGAAGCGGAGCGCGAGGCGCGCATGGCCGGTGTCCATTGTCACGCCGAGGGGCAGTTGTGCGGTGCCGTCGATGGGCTGCTCACGGTCCAGGCAGGCGGCACGCTGTGGATGGTGCCGGCGGCCCACGCTATCTGGATCCCGCCTCATTGTGAGCACGGCATCGACCCCCACGGGCAGTTCGACGGCTGGGCAATGCTGCTCAATGCGTTGCTTTGTCGGGGGTTGCCGGAGCAGCCCTGTATCCTCAAGGTCTCGGGCTTGTTGTGGGAGGCGGTCAAGCGCGCCGCGCTCTGGGACGATCAGCACTGGGACGAAAGCCGCGACCCGCTGGTGGCGGTGATCGCGGCGGAGATTCGCAGCCTGCCCGGCGCGCCGCTGGGGTTACCGATGCCGACTGACCCGCGTTTGCTGCGCATTGCCAGGGCCTTGCTGGATGACCCGGCGGACAGCCGTGATCTGGCCGGCTGGGCACAGTGGGCGGGGTTGTCTGCCCGGACCCTGACGCGTCGTTTCCCACAGGAAACCGGCCTCCGGTTCCAGCACTGGCGACAACGGGCGCGCCTGTTACGTGCTCTTGAACGCCTGGCCAGTGGTATGCCGATTACCACGGTGGCGCTCGAACTGGGCTATAACACGGTGAGTGCGTTCATTGCCGTATTTCGCGAAACCTTCGGGGTCACACCGGGCCGTTGGCGGGGTTAG
- a CDS encoding DUF3592 domain-containing protein, whose product MIWPSTLGGWWLLLTLLPLLLGILLMLLPVGRSEPALQGRINTSLGLMAIGLITLGLSLAVIEALSLARGQHSMGWQPVMATVESSRIVPAEGARAAQQQWRLDVRYRYVHQGEEYLGHRLTFGRGHTVDRMSLARQQRAAFFPGARVTAWIDPDTPEQAVLERGLSQWLSVFIACGVLLVCAGLHLMRLAGWWPGVATEA is encoded by the coding sequence ATGATCTGGCCGTCGACGCTGGGCGGCTGGTGGTTGTTGCTGACGTTGCTGCCCTTGCTGCTGGGCATTTTGCTGATGCTGCTGCCGGTCGGCCGCAGCGAACCGGCGCTGCAGGGGCGGATCAACACTTCCCTGGGCCTGATGGCCATCGGGCTGATAACGCTGGGGCTGAGTCTGGCCGTCATTGAAGCACTGTCGCTTGCCAGGGGGCAGCACAGCATGGGATGGCAGCCGGTAATGGCCACGGTGGAAAGCAGCCGCATCGTGCCGGCGGAGGGCGCGCGCGCTGCGCAGCAGCAGTGGCGTCTCGACGTCCGGTATCGGTATGTGCATCAGGGCGAGGAATATCTGGGCCACCGGTTGACCTTTGGACGCGGCCACACCGTGGACAGGATGTCGCTGGCCCGGCAGCAGCGAGCAGCGTTTTTTCCGGGTGCCCGCGTGACGGCCTGGATTGATCCGGATACCCCGGAGCAGGCGGTGCTGGAGCGGGGCCTGAGCCAGTGGTTGTCGGTGTTTATTGCCTGCGGTGTGTTGCTGGTCTGCGCCGGGCTGCATCTGATGCGCCTGGCCGGCTGGTGGCCGGGCGTGGCCACGGAAGCGTGA
- a CDS encoding aldehyde dehydrogenase family protein, which translates to MAFPVIDPVTGATLYHQRAATPEDCRAAMASARAAAAALRDVPLAVRLEALQAVLDWLQRRREWLLDQIVAESGRCRGDAMLSDLFQLTEDLHWLHDNAARVLADETVPTPITLLGKRSRIFHEPRGVAVVISPWNLPLAIGMTAAMFALVAGNAVVLKPSEHTPMNAMFDEIRALHPLLSQALQVVQGSGDTGSRLIAERPDLVVFTGSLATGQKILAQTAPLLVPVIMELGAKDAMLVFDDADLPRAVAAACWGNLHNSGQSCTAIERLYVQRGVYDRFLAALVESSERITTGTGAEADLGGITTDFQMRRIEEQVEEARQRGATVHCGGRRSECGRFYLPTVVSGVTDDMRLAREETFGPVLALYRFSEEAEAIALHNASPYGLSSSVWTTDRARGERLARALETGCVNLNNVMLTEGNAGLPFGGVKLSGFGRMKGAEGLLGMTRSKAVLEDPARGKPEPNWYPYSGEKLSLMGGLLDALGEKGLMRWWRLARAGLAIERLVRRLSRR; encoded by the coding sequence ATGGCTTTCCCCGTTATTGATCCGGTCACCGGAGCCACCCTTTACCATCAGCGTGCGGCGACGCCGGAGGACTGTCGTGCGGCGATGGCCAGCGCCCGGGCTGCCGCCGCCGCCCTGCGGGACGTCCCGCTGGCGGTGCGCCTGGAGGCGCTGCAGGCGGTGCTGGACTGGCTGCAGCGGCGGCGCGAGTGGCTGCTGGACCAGATCGTGGCGGAATCCGGCCGCTGTCGCGGCGATGCCATGCTCTCCGACCTGTTCCAACTCACCGAAGACCTGCATTGGCTGCACGATAACGCCGCCCGCGTGCTGGCGGATGAAACCGTGCCGACGCCGATCACATTGCTGGGCAAGCGCAGCCGCATCTTCCACGAGCCCCGTGGCGTCGCGGTGGTGATTTCTCCCTGGAATCTGCCGCTCGCGATCGGCATGACGGCGGCCATGTTTGCGTTGGTGGCGGGCAATGCTGTGGTGCTCAAGCCGTCTGAACATACCCCCATGAACGCGATGTTCGACGAAATTCGTGCCCTTCATCCGCTACTTTCTCAGGCGTTGCAGGTAGTGCAGGGGAGTGGCGACACCGGCAGCCGGCTGATTGCCGAACGGCCGGATCTGGTGGTGTTCACCGGCAGCCTCGCCACGGGCCAGAAGATTCTCGCCCAGACGGCGCCGTTACTGGTGCCGGTGATCATGGAGCTGGGGGCCAAGGATGCCATGCTGGTGTTCGATGATGCAGACCTGCCACGTGCCGTGGCGGCCGCCTGCTGGGGGAACCTGCATAACAGCGGGCAGAGTTGCACCGCGATTGAGCGGCTGTATGTGCAACGCGGTGTGTATGACCGCTTTCTGGCGGCGCTGGTTGAATCGAGCGAGCGGATCACTACCGGGACGGGAGCCGAGGCTGATCTCGGTGGCATCACCACCGATTTCCAGATGCGTCGTATCGAGGAGCAGGTCGAGGAAGCCAGGCAGCGTGGCGCCACAGTGCATTGTGGCGGCCGGCGTAGTGAGTGCGGCCGTTTCTATCTGCCGACCGTGGTCTCCGGCGTCACCGACGACATGCGCCTGGCGCGGGAAGAAACCTTCGGCCCGGTGCTGGCGCTGTACCGTTTCAGCGAAGAAGCCGAGGCAATCGCGCTGCACAATGCCAGCCCCTACGGACTCAGCAGCAGCGTCTGGACCACCGATCGAGCCCGGGGTGAGCGGCTGGCGCGGGCGCTGGAGACGGGCTGCGTGAACCTCAACAACGTCATGCTCACCGAGGGCAATGCCGGCCTGCCATTCGGAGGGGTGAAGCTCTCGGGCTTCGGCCGCATGAAGGGCGCCGAAGGGTTGCTGGGCATGACCCGCTCAAAGGCCGTGCTGGAAGACCCTGCCCGAGGCAAGCCCGAACCGAACTGGTACCCCTACTCTGGCGAGAAGCTCTCGCTGATGGGTGGCCTGCTGGATGCGCTTGGCGAGAAAGGGCTGATGCGATGGTGGCGGCTGGCGCGTGCCGGGCTTGCCATTGAGCGGCTGGTGAGGCGATTGTCCCGGCGGTGA